In the Glycine max cultivar Williams 82 chromosome 19, Glycine_max_v4.0, whole genome shotgun sequence genome, AGGGGACAAAATGCAAAAGGTGTGGGCGAACTCAGAGGCTACCTTCAAAAATATGGCTACCTAACAAAGGGTAGTTCTTCCAACGACAACTTCGACGAAAACGTCGAGTCCGCCCTAAAGCACTACCAAGCATTCCATCACTTACGCGACACTGGTGTGGTGGATGAcgatactataaaaaaaatgagccTCCCACGTTGTGGAATGCCTGATATTATCaccaaccctaaccctaaccctaacggGTTGGTGGGGGCTCCTGAAAACTACACCTTCTTCCCTGGGTCGCCAAAATGgagcaaattttttttaacctatCGACGCACATCAGGTGCTACAGTGTCCATCAATGAAACCGCTGTGAGACGAGCAATGCGGGATGCCTTTCAATCCTGGGCAAACGTCAGCCCCTTCACATTCAATGAAACTACAGATCGTTCAGCTGACATAACCTATGGATTTCACAGAGGACTCCACCTTGATTTGTACCCATTTGACGGGCCAGGAAGGGTGCTAGCCCATGCTTTTGCGCCGGAAGATGGGAGGATTCACTTTGATGCAGACGAACTGTGGAGATCTAACGGGTCAGACATTGATTTTCAAACAGTGGGTTTGCATGAATTGGGTCACTCTCTAGGGCTTGGACATAGTAACGATACAGACGCCGTTATGCAACCCAATTATGATGGACAAAGAAGGTCTCTGAGCCAGGATGATATTGATGGCATACAAGCTCTATATGGACAGAACTAGAACTTGATAAATGTTGTGTgagataattaattatcaagTGTAGTACGTGTGCTGGCTAGTTGTTTAACTTGGCTGCTGGAACATGGTAGCGAGTTGCAATGTATTAATCAATAGCTAAATAAGCCACCACTTACACTTGTGATGATAATATGCTTGCAATAATTATAAGATACTTTAATAAACGTGTACGTGGATATTATTATACATCTATAAACGAAAAATCAAACATACTGATAACctgataaaaaaactaaaaatcaaacacACTGATAACCTGAAGTATCAACAAAGAACATCTAAAAAGCCACATTTTGTTATTTGGTTCAAATTCAATCACTAACACAGACGTATATTATATTTGCCATTCTATttgttttacactttttttttcgtgatcgaaattaaactaaattaaactgCAAACAACCTTAAACCCCAAACCATGTTGATTTACTTTATCTTACTTTGGATAATTTGAGGAGAAGAAATGTTGAGGTCCAGAATGGTGATTACCTATGCCCTTTTTGTAATGAATTTGAGGAATCTTTGAATCACATTTTATTCTCATGGAAGTTGGTAGATGGGATCTGGAAAATTGGTTTTGTCAAGGCTGTCGGTTATCTCGGTGCTTCCTCAAATTGCAAAGTCGCATTGGTTCCAGCATGTCTTACAATTCAAGATGGATATTATACAACAAAGTCTGTTCCATATAGCTGGAAGCTGGGCATGGTTAAGAGGGTTTGATAAGGCTTTCTGCGCATCCTTGGTTCAGTGGCAAGCTAACTTCCATGGGTGTTTATTGTGAAACCATTGAGATTCGGTGTTAGTGGTTGTTGAGCTGGCCAATAAATATGGATGGTTGATCTGCGAAAAGGAAGTTGGTGCATCAGCTATGGCTAAGCGTTTTAAAGAGTGGCGGTTGGGGTTTGACTTAAGTGTATTAATGGAATTGGTAGGGGTCTGCACGTGGGGTTTCTAATCACATTGGCTATGTAATATTATCATTCTTTGCATGGTAAAACCATAACCTCTTTTGGATTGGGATCTTGTTTTTGGACCATACCCTTTTGTAACTTGGTGGGGACATCACTGACTAACCATAAAATGAAAggtgagaataaaaaataactttaaaagaattatttttttagagaaagtgaatcattaatctttttttatctctcttcatatatatatatatatatatataaactaataaTACCCCGTGTTAGTGGTTTGAAAGTCAATGACttaattaattgttagtttAATTTCACGAATTACTTTGCATATTATTTTCGTCCTCTTTTAAGTTAAATATAACTTTGGTTTAGCTTTAAATATTGATTAAGTGAATCAATAAGAGTTGATacaataatacaaaattttattgtatttatataAGTGAAAGATcttgtatttatatataaaatatttttggactAGTAATAATTATGTATCAtaagtcaaattaatttttaatccaaTAAATTAGAGAAGATTCATAGTCTCAAATCTAAGtaaaaaacaacttcaaattAATATTGGTTATATGTACCAATCAATTTACAGTGCACTAGGAAATTACTTGAATATAAATTCTAATAATGGTGAACTAACCTATATCTAGAtttaaaagtgaattttaaGAGGTACGagatactttattttattcatagaaattaaacttagATACACGAAATTTATGCTACTAAATAAATGAACTGGACCTTCATACTTTAGGAGATACtctacaattaattaatatttcctaAGAAACATATGTGTAGTaggtaataacaaaaaaaaaaaaaaaccaaaacagCTAAATAGCCACAttttgttatttagttcatataggatttttatgtttaaaacaaaaccaaattgaatcaattaattaacataaacgtataaataaatattataattttatttgaagtttttttttcaattttaagatataaattaatttataaattattctaataaaaatatttaatatttttaattaataataaaattgatctatttaatatttattaagatattattattttaattaatattttattattaataataaaattagtattccacaaataattttatgtatagtTTATTcgtaggaaaaaaatataaaattctaaCAATATACCAATTGGTTGAGTCTAGCAAAATGGATAGTAGCTCATATTGTATACCAATGGGTTTCAATATTCATTGTGGTTTGACCTAAAATAGAATTCcctctaaaaaaacattttagtggAGAATGAAACATATGCTAATAATATTTCCTAAAAAACATATGTATAATaggtaataacaaaaaaaacagataaataGCCACATTTTGTTGTTTAGTTCATATAGGATTCTTATGTttaaaaccaaaccaaattgAATCAATTAACTAACATAAACGTATATTAGTTTCCCTATTCTATGTCCCCTTAAATAAACTTgggattaatttgatttatattttgtaatttagaCCAAGTTGTGTTTTATGATGAGATTTAATaccttaaaaatgttttatattttacatctataattatttgatcttttattcaattaatgTCGGTCctgagtaaaattaaaaatacataaaattaatcgATTCATtccaaataaacaaaagatCATATTGGATTGAtactaatttcatatttttttttcaaattgttcATCTAAACCAAATCACAAGTCTAATATTATGATGGGACCACATGatttttacctaaaaaaaattcaaagttaaACTAAATTGAACTGCGAACAACCCTAAACCCCAAATCAAGTTGACTTACTTCAGTTTATATGCTTAGGTTGAAATTTAACCAATCTAGtaaaaatgtgattttaatGATTTGAATCTTAATGAGGCGTAACTAAAACCAATTAATTTGAGCCTcttctctatttcttttctcctataaactAAATACAACTTTACTTTAGGTAATATTAATAATGGTTATCTAAACCTGTCAATTCACAGTACAATAAAACTTTAATAGCAATTCCAATAAGGTTGGCCTAACTTATATAAAGACTTAAAAGTGAgttttaaaaggtatttttcaactaacaataattttatttaatgtttttaaaattttaaaatattagtttactttctaattattgtaaaccataatAAAGTATCATTTCTTAAAATTGTCCcctaaagaattaaaaaaatgcataaatataATCCATTCAATACAAACAACttaacaaaaaatcatatttggattgatttgaatttgatattattttcaaactgataatttaaactaaattgcAAGTCTTATTTTATGATTCAACCAAGTCAGTTTTTTgcctcatttgttttttttttttggcataggaaaaaagaatttattggaaaaaataatttcattagaaAAAATCTGAGCCTATAGCATAAGGAATGCTAAAAGCCAaagaaacataaataataaaatttgagaaCCCCAAACTAAATTTATACTCGCCTAACTTCTAAATgcagaaaaagttaaaaaaaaaaacataaagatcacctcaaaattaaactaaactgaACTGCAAACAATCATACACCAAACACCAAACCAagttgatttgttttttttatatgtttgggTTGAAATAGAAcgaaattagtaaattttgattttagtgaTTTCAAAGTTATGATTATTTATTCAGACCAATTAATTTGAacatctctatttttttctagAAGCTAGATATATTAGTTTAGCTAAAGATAATCTTTATCAAAACCAATCAATAGCTAAATACATGAGTTTAGTGACGATGACGTTAATAGCAATTGCAATAAGGTTAGCCAAACCTATATATCTagacttaaaaaaatgaattttactaGATGTGTccaaagaattaaaatgatttatcacaataatttaaattttatttgaagattatttttaatgtttttaatatataaaatactctataaatcatcatcatcattttttttgacTGATCGTCGtcaatttatttaatagttattttacattaataaaGTTAATCTATTTAATCTTCATTAAGAAAATACTAACAAcacatgaaatatattttttaacacattttttattaatgactGAAATTTATTGATAATCACAAAATTTTGTAAACTTCAATTCTCGCTTAAAGAgtatttctcttaattttataatttctaatagattTTAATCAATACTAGAATATGTGTCAGAAAGAGCATGTTAAACTATGTTACTGGCATTGTTATTCCATAagtaatttatgtataatagcTAATAAAACGCCGATGATCATCAATATTTTGGTAACATTGAACATTTCCAACATTTACAACACTAATtaacaaaagattttattttaattaggattgataaaataataaaagtcaaCTACTGTAGCACtgccttttattaaaaaaataaaaccaaacaaTTTGTTAACCAAAACTACGTacctataaaacaaaaaaaaaaatatgcattttgTTATTTGGTTTAGTTTGGATTCATATGTttcaaaatcaaactaaatcGAATTGAATTACTAAGATAAAGATATATTAGTTTCTCAATTCAATGTTCTCACATATAAAGTTGggattacattaattttttttaatttgatgagtATGTATtgattgtataaaataattttatattatatattatttaatgataaatcattgttaatatatgatttttaaaattgttaatgtgaaagtcaataaacttaacttatataataatttatgattaaataaaagtgtaaaataatgtaaaataatttgatgaGTGTATAATATACACTCTTCTCCCTAATTTAGACAAGTCGTGTTTTATTATGAGATTGAATACCTTGAActagatttttatttataaatatctaTTAACTATTAAAGAATTTGaccttcaaattattatttttcctcgaacaaaattcaaaatacataAAAGTAATCTATTCACCTGTTCCGGGTGgttttctgttttaatttttttaaaagttctcGGAAACCGAAGATGGATaatatcactactagaaaaactaTTATCTATGACGCTGTTTTTAAGACGGTTCTaaaggaccgtcttagaataggAGGCgatggtaattttgtaatttggagaagaaataatattttttacgtcgcacattctaagacggttagaaaggaccgtcttagaatgtaaggtaatgaaaattttgtaattaagattAATAAGCCAACGACGGCTATTGCGTAAGCCCGTCTTAGTTTAATTGCGTCTCATACTCTGGCCCTGCTTTTAAACACTTAGTTGCTTGACATTCTTCTGCCTTAGCTTACGCTAGTGAAGTGAGTGAGCGAGCAAGTGAGGTTCCGCAACCACTTACCCACTCCGCCGTCATCATCCTCCGGGCTCCGGGGCCGGAGCCCTTCACCTACCTGGATGACTTCCCCCACCCTGATCCCAACCACGATGAGACGATCCTTGCCATCCCCCGCGCCGCCTCCGACAAGAACATCTCCACCAAGGAACGTCGCGCCAGGCGGCTTCGGAGCATCGTGTTCGAGCAAGAAGACGGCCAGCATAGCGGCAAGAAGCACCTCATTTATCCTCCTTCTCGTCTATTTAACCCtctttttcttctattctttccttcttttccatAAATGTTCATTGTTTTGTAATCactgtgttttctttctttctttttttggtttcagCTTTTGTGGCGAAGTCAGTGGCGAGAGAGGACGACATTAGGGAATGTGCAACCACTGTTCACGCTGCCAATTCTAATGTTCTGTCCGGGATTGGATTTTCTCGCCCCGTTTTTCACCATGACGGTATGCAATCTTCTTCCCCTGTTTTATTGATTTTACTCTCGCACTGCTAAACCCACAGTCTAAACTCAATCCTTAGATTTAGGCTCATCATAATCCTGATTTTACAAAACAACATTTActttaatctaattttttatgcTAAAAATTAGGGGATTAATATGAGAATTTTGTAAAGAACTAAAATGACCTACACTTGCAATCTCGGAACTAGAATGAGAGTTTACTCTGATTTTCTATTATATGTTATGTTGGAAGGGTCATGGCTCGTGGCTTACTTTATTGATGCTTTTGACTTGGCAGGTTCAAAAGGAGGGGGTGGGAGTGGGAACATTTCTGCCTTGCTGAGTGGTGTTCCGCGGGATGTTAATATGCAACTGTTACAGGTAACCTCAGGTAACCAATCTTATAGATAATGTGATTATAGATGATGTTGACTGCAGCATTTTTGTTCTGAACTATAGTATTTTTTCGTAATTTATAACTCATTGCAGTTTGCTTCTATTACTTATAACATTatgtttttgcatttttctttgtgtatttttccttttacctTCTGTCTAAACCTTATTTTTCCTAAGCTTGATATGTAATTATGTCTTTTTAGGAATGACCTTTAGCAGTAAGACAATTGGCGGCAATTTGAATTCTAAGGTTAAATCTGCTGTGATGAAGGGTTCAACACTAATGAAACCTACTACTAGTCTGTTGGCTAAGCAAAATCAGCCCCATCCAATTGTTAGCTCAAGGTGATTATTGGAGAAACTTGTCCTTTGTCATGGTTCAAGGCATGAATTATTAGTGAAAATCAAACAGTCTTGCAACGCTTGATTAGTTGGCAAACATTTTTTGAATTGAATCATGTCACTGCATTCTACCATAAGATATTTGTTTGCTCCGCATGGTGCATTGATTTAAATGCTTTCTTTCTTGGATGGTTACTCTGTTCTTTATGAAATCGTGAATTGTTATTAAGTAGGATTGTCGGAGTATTACTGCATTTATTCCCTACTTTTCTCTTTGGTGCTATGATGTTTTATGGTTGTATCTAGTTTTCTAATCCTTGGATGCCGAGAAAACTGTTTTTTCTTGTATATCTACAACTCAACTATTCCATTGTCCTCAGGTTTCAGAAACTACAAGATCATAACAATTTAATGGATTATAGATTATAGGTTATTAGAAGTAAATTTGCCCCCATGTTTGGCTGGTAGCATGGAAGTACTTGAAACCATGAACTGAGAATTTAAATGTGTATTTACTATTGATGGCATTCCATTTATTTTTAGACTGGGTAATTGGATTGCTTACTGTATCTTGTCTATGATAGGTTGGTGATGTGAAGCAGCAAGTTAATTTTGTCCACAAGGCACCTAAGAAGGTAAGGGTTGTAATGCAATTAATTTCAACGTCTTCACTTCACTGCAATGATTCTGATAAGGTTAATTTAATTCACACAATTTTAAGTAGTAATATTAATGTCTCTTCACATAGTTTTATTCTGTCAATGccattcatttttcttgtacCAATATATGAATTACATTGGTTATGAAATTTCTGAAGCTGTACTGCTTTTGACCTGCATTTTCTTGCTTTAATTTGTTGTTACAAGATATATATGATTAGTGATCTCCAAGGAACTGAAGTTTGCTGGTTGCAGGATTTGGACCTGCATTTTCTTGATAAATGTTAGAATTAACATTCTATTTCCATAAATCATGAAACAATGGTACTAACTTCAAAATACTCCATTTGCATAGGCGCCTCCTCGTGTAATTGGTAAGCATGCAGAATTCATTATTTCAATAATACAATTGTTTACGCCTAccaatattcataattttttatttaatatgtcaatttttattatttttttacttaaaatccCATTTTATGCTAAAAGTTGtttgatcattttttaaaagaatattaattttatttgaaattagttatctcatctaatgaaaatataattttataaaaaatgtgtaaaataaatttatagattaattttaatgataattaaagtacaggtatttaaaattttaatttttagacatGCCCAAaatttatagattaattctAATGTATATCAATAGtgatttgaaataatattttttttactgcagtttaaattaatatatattgattataaaTTCTGAAATATTTAGGATATATTGTTGTTCAGGATTTAAGTGTTTTTGCCAAAAGGAAGCACCACATAGGATTTAAGTtcaattatcattaatatatttttgtaagataATTATACTAAAAATTGTCAATGATAGCCTTGTTTTTGCCAAAAGGAAGCACCGCACAGGATTTAAGTTCCAATTTAAAACACTTTTCATGAAGTTACCTATTATTCAAGATAAAACTTAGAAGGAATTGAGCTATATTACTACATTATAATTAATGATGGGCAATTTCAATATTAAAGtatattaaaactatttttctcaTTCCCCTCTCAtactattttttcctttatgtttAGACAGCGCGTGGACCATTTTATGACTTCGTAGGGGCAGGACTAACTAGTGTGAAGATCAAGGGACTGAACAATGGGACAATAGACTTGTCTTTGTATGTCTAGACTTACAAGGTATTAGTAGAgcagtaatattttaaaatgcttttttttttggtaaaaagtataattaactAGTCTACCTATGAACATTATTTTagctaaatcattttttatatttttctttttccttattttctctctcttcatttcaattcaattcatCCCATATTTTGTGTTGAGttctaaataaaacaataattttaattttattctttgatattttgatttagTCTAtagtaaattagtaaatttccTATCTGTTCCTTAACAAATTATCGGATTTCATTGTTAATAATCGCAACATGATTTCTGTATACTTGCTTAACCACAACGTGTCATTTATTTATGTGGCTTTCTTATCTAATCTTGAAACAAAtagattataatatataaatataatatttttataatattatttcctATATGTGATTTTAGGTaattaagattatatatatattcagtcTGCTCTGCATGTTTTGAAGCAATTTCAAAGCCAAATGAAGTTTAGGAACaattccattttctgcttctattATGATTCTTCTCTAGTCAATTTCCAAGAATAGTGTTATTTGTTATGAAATTTTTGCTTCATGTTTATGTTACACCTGCCTCTTGACCTTAATGGGCCATATGACAAATTGGGGCATTAATACTAGTGACATTTTGggtcattttttgtttaaaaaaaatctgtcaAAGAGACTCAGCAGAAACA is a window encoding:
- the LOC100776699 gene encoding metalloendoproteinase 1, whose product is MALNLLNLSILFVLLNIINPFPFAEPRTLEASTTPFSKTLQNLRGVHRGQNAKGVGELRGYLQKYGYLTKGSSSNDNFDENVESALKHYQAFHHLRDTGVVDDDTIKKMSLPRCGMPDIITNPNPNPNGLVGAPENYTFFPGSPKWSKFFLTYRRTSGATVSINETAVRRAMRDAFQSWANVSPFTFNETTDRSADITYGFHRGLHLDLYPFDGPGRVLAHAFAPEDGRIHFDADELWRSNGSDIDFQTVGLHELGHSLGLGHSNDTDAVMQPNYDGQRRSLSQDDIDGIQALYGQN